Proteins from one Balaenoptera musculus isolate JJ_BM4_2016_0621 chromosome 7, mBalMus1.pri.v3, whole genome shotgun sequence genomic window:
- the B3GNT7 gene encoding UDP-GlcNAc:betaGal beta-1,3-N-acetylglucosaminyltransferase 7: protein MSLWKRTIYKSVCLSLALLVAVTVFQRSLTPSQFLQEPLLPTLGLQKAQKPSGHLVNPDSFWKNPKDAVTLTPMVSRGPQAWDVTTTNCSANVNLTHQPWFQGLEPHFQQFLFYRHCRYFPMLLNHPEKCSGDVYLLVVVKSVITQHDRREAIRQTWGREQESAGWGRGAVHTLFLLGTASKQEERAHYQQLLAYEDRIYGDILQWDFLDSFFNLTLKEIHFLKWLDIYCPHVHFIFKGDDDVFVNPTNLLEFLADRRPQEDLFVGDVLQHARPIRRKDNKYYIPGVLYSQASYPPYAGGGGFLMAGGLARRLHHACDTLELYPIDDVFLGMCLEVLGVRPTAHEGFKTFGISRNRNSRMNKEPCFFRSMLVVHKLLPTELLAMWGLVHSNLTCSRKLQVL, encoded by the coding sequence GAAGAGAACCATCTACAAGAGCGTGTGCCTGTCGCTGGCCCTGCTCGTGGCTGTAACAGTATTCCAGCGCAGTCTGACCCCCAGCCAGTTTCTGCAGGAGCCCCTACTACCCACCCTCGGGTTACAGAAGGCCCAGAAACCGAGCGGACACCTGGTGAACCCTGACAGCTTCTGGAAGAACCCGAAGGATGCGGTCACCCTCACACCCATGGTTTCACGGGGGCCCCAGGCCTGGGATGTGACCACCACTAACTGCTCAGCCAATGTAAACTTGACCCACCAGCCCTGGTTCCAGGGCCTGGAGCCACACTTCCAGCAGTTTCTGTTCTACCGCCACTGCCGATACTTCCCCATGCTGCTGAACCATCCAGAGAAGTGCAGCGGCGACGTCTATCTGCTGGTGGTTGTCAAGTCCGTCATCACACAGCACGACCGCCGCGAGGCCATCCGCCAGACCTGGGGCCGCGAGCAGGAGTCGGCGGGCTGGGGCCGGGGCGCCGTGCACACCCTCTTCCTGCTGGGTACAGCCTCCAAGCAGGAGGAGCGGGCCCACTACCAGCAGCTGCTGGCCTACGAGGACCGCATCTACGGGGACATCCTGCAGTGGGACTTTCTTGACAGCTTCTTCAACCTGACCCTCAAGGAGATCCACTTCCTCAAGTGGCTTGACATCTACTGCCCCCACGTACACTTCATCTTCAAGGGCGACGATGACGTCTTCGTCAACCCCACCAACCTGCTGGAGTTTCTGGCTGACCGCCGGCCCCAGGAAGACCTGTTTGTGGGTGACGTCCTGCAGCACGCTCGGCCCATCCGCAGAAAGGATAACAAATACTACATCCCCGGGGTCCTGTACAGCCAGGCCAGCTACCCGCCGTACGCAGGCGGAGGGGGCTTCCTTATGGCCGGGGGCCTGGCCCGGCGCCTGCACCACGCTTGTGACACCCTGGAGCTTTACCCCATCGACGACGTCTTCCTGGGCATGTGCCTGGAGGTGCTGGGCGTGCGGCCCACGGCCCACGAGGGCTTCAAGACGTTCGGCATCTCGCGGAACCGCAACAGCCGCATGAACAAGGAGCCCTGCTTCTTCCGCTCCATGCTCGTCGTGCACAAGCTGCTGCCCACTGAGCTGCTTGCCATGTGGGGTCTGGTGCACAGCAACCTCACCTGCTCCCGCAAGCTCCAGGTGCTCTGA